The following are encoded together in the Clostridiisalibacter paucivorans DSM 22131 genome:
- a CDS encoding lipoate--protein ligase, producing MIIIDTENTNPYFNLAAEEYVLKNFDEDCFMLWRNKNCIVVGKNQNTISEINTDFVKKHNIPVVRRLSGGGAVFHDLGNLNFTFIMNEGSNDFNDFKKFATPIIEVLKTLSIDAKFSGRNDITIDYKKISGNAQYIYKDRVLHHGTLLFSSNMADLTGALKPKNTKFQGKGVKSVASRVTNIESYLSKPISLETFKKKIMDYVSDKYSSEKIYTFTEKDLNNIDQLVKTKYETWDWNYGSSPKYSFFNEKKFPGGTVEFHIDVKKGKIQNIKFFGDFFGKKDISHIENKLIGVDHDFDKIKKVLSSINTQEYFANIDLDNLISGMF from the coding sequence ATGATTATTATAGATACTGAAAACACTAATCCATATTTTAATCTTGCGGCCGAAGAATATGTGCTTAAAAACTTTGACGAAGATTGTTTTATGCTTTGGCGAAATAAAAACTGTATTGTAGTGGGAAAAAATCAAAATACTATTTCTGAAATCAATACTGATTTTGTAAAAAAGCATAATATTCCAGTAGTTAGAAGACTTTCTGGTGGAGGAGCTGTCTTTCACGATTTAGGTAATTTGAACTTTACATTTATAATGAATGAGGGTTCCAATGATTTTAATGATTTCAAAAAATTCGCTACACCTATTATCGAAGTATTGAAAACTCTATCTATAGATGCCAAATTTAGTGGTCGAAACGATATCACTATAGATTATAAAAAGATATCGGGAAATGCCCAATATATTTATAAAGATAGGGTGCTTCATCATGGTACATTATTATTTTCTTCTAATATGGCAGATTTAACTGGGGCATTGAAACCTAAAAATACTAAATTTCAAGGTAAGGGAGTAAAGTCAGTGGCCAGTAGAGTGACAAATATAGAATCTTATCTATCTAAACCCATCTCCCTCGAAACTTTTAAAAAGAAAATTATGGATTATGTATCGGATAAATATAGTAGCGAAAAGATATATACATTTACTGAAAAAGATTTGAACAATATAGACCAATTGGTAAAAACAAAATATGAAACATGGGATTGGAATTATGGTAGTTCACCTAAGTATTCCTTTTTCAACGAAAAAAAATTCCCTGGAGGGACTGTGGAATTTCACATCGATGTAAAAAAAGGTAAAATTCAAAACATAAAATTCTTTGGTGATTTTTTCGGTAAAAAAGACATTTCTCATATAGAAAACAAATTAATAGGCGTTGACCATGATTTTGATAAAATAAAAAAAGTTTTATCATCTATAAATACCCAAGAATACTTTGCAAATATAGATTTAGACAATTTAATTTCAGGTATGTTTTAG
- the gcvPB gene encoding aminomethyl-transferring glycine dehydrogenase subunit GcvPB, with protein MKEYNNLIFELSKKGRRAYSLPENDVENKDIKDFIPNDYIRKSPAELPEVSEVDVIRHFTLLSNKNFGVDTGFYPLGSCTMKYNPKRNEEMAKLEGFVYTHPYQSEKSVQGNMELMHKLDKNLCELTGMDRFTLQPAAGAHGELTGLMLIKAYHDYNEDKNKTKIIIPDSAHGTNPASAIVAGFDIVEVKSDERGLVDIDALREIADKDIAGLMLTNPNTLGLFEEDILEITKIIHDVGGLVYYDGANMNAIMGAARPGDMGFDVVHLNIHKTLSTPHGGGGPGSGPVGVKEKLEKFLPVPAVDYDGKVYKFDYDRPHSIGKVKEYYGNFGVLVRALSYMLTMGGEGLKRASEIAVLNANYLKEKLKSHYNLPFDRLCKHEFVLSGVKGGELNVSTLDVAKRLLDYGYHPPTIYFPLIVSEALMIEPTETESVETLDKFIDAMIKIADESKENPEILKSAPQTTPVKRVNEVKAARKPILKWQG; from the coding sequence ATGAAAGAATATAATAACCTAATATTTGAATTATCTAAAAAGGGCAGGAGGGCATATTCATTACCTGAAAATGATGTGGAGAATAAAGATATAAAAGATTTTATTCCCAATGACTATATAAGGAAGTCACCAGCGGAATTGCCGGAGGTAAGTGAAGTCGATGTAATAAGGCATTTTACTCTATTATCTAATAAAAATTTTGGAGTGGATACAGGATTTTATCCATTGGGGTCATGTACGATGAAATATAATCCCAAAAGAAACGAAGAAATGGCTAAATTAGAAGGTTTTGTCTATACTCATCCATATCAGTCTGAGAAATCAGTACAAGGAAATATGGAACTTATGCATAAATTAGATAAGAATTTATGTGAGCTTACAGGTATGGATAGATTTACATTACAGCCTGCAGCGGGTGCCCATGGAGAGTTGACAGGGCTTATGCTGATAAAGGCATACCATGACTATAATGAAGATAAGAATAAAACCAAGATAATAATACCAGATTCAGCCCATGGAACTAACCCTGCCAGTGCCATTGTAGCAGGATTTGATATAGTTGAAGTCAAATCTGATGAGAGGGGACTCGTAGATATAGATGCATTGCGTGAGATTGCTGATAAAGATATTGCAGGATTAATGTTGACCAATCCCAATACATTGGGATTGTTTGAAGAAGATATATTAGAGATTACAAAGATCATCCATGATGTAGGAGGATTAGTGTATTATGATGGAGCAAATATGAATGCAATAATGGGGGCAGCTAGACCTGGAGATATGGGATTTGATGTGGTTCATTTAAATATTCATAAAACCCTTTCTACTCCCCACGGAGGAGGAGGACCTGGTAGTGGACCTGTAGGTGTGAAGGAAAAGTTAGAAAAGTTTCTTCCTGTTCCAGCGGTAGATTACGATGGAAAAGTTTATAAATTTGATTATGATAGGCCCCATTCAATTGGCAAGGTTAAAGAATATTATGGGAATTTTGGAGTGTTGGTAAGGGCCCTTTCATATATGTTAACTATGGGAGGAGAAGGTTTGAAAAGGGCTAGTGAAATAGCTGTATTAAATGCCAACTATTTAAAAGAAAAACTAAAGAGTCATTATAACCTACCATTTGATAGACTATGCAAACATGAGTTTGTACTGTCAGGAGTGAAGGGAGGAGAACTTAATGTATCTACACTAGATGTTGCAAAGAGGCTTTTAGATTATGGATATCATCCACCAACTATATATTTTCCATTGATTGTAAGTGAAGCCCTTATGATAGAACCTACTGAGACGGAAAGCGTGGAAACATTGGATAAATTTATAGATGCCATGATAAAGATTGCTGATGAATCAAAGGAAAATCCAGAAATATTGAAATCTGCTCCTCAAACTACTCCAGTAAAAAGGGTAAATGAAGTAAAGGCAGCGAGAAAACCTATACTAAAATGGCAAGGTTAA
- a CDS encoding ABC transporter permease, with protein MKIKNIYKLSMHNVARNKIRTIIYILFITLCIVMLFITSAIAYISHISIDENINSQLRYRQFIVHVNSNHKTSEKIDYMSIFNNISEISDAIINQSSSKNNVTITIDDYKNMDSVVKQLKEKDYFTIIFNSDDIINIPVIKTIKYGSLIMFIVIIILNFIVLCIVLSNSINERINDLAIFKAFGYSNKTLFKIILVESYIFGFISFVFASIISNFSIYTIINPVINAKFKDILIGTKIVINPSMYLLIFVTLLILIFISSLNMVKKIKKISPILLLRN; from the coding sequence ATGAAAATAAAAAATATATATAAATTATCAATGCATAATGTTGCAAGAAACAAAATAAGGACAATCATTTATATTTTATTTATAACTTTATGTATAGTAATGCTTTTTATCACCTCGGCAATTGCATATATTTCTCATATATCAATTGATGAGAATATTAATAGTCAATTGAGATATAGGCAATTTATTGTACATGTTAATTCAAATCATAAAACATCAGAGAAAATTGATTATATGAGTATATTTAACAATATATCTGAAATTTCTGATGCCATAATCAATCAATCTTCTTCAAAAAATAATGTAACAATAACTATTGATGACTATAAAAATATGGATAGTGTAGTTAAACAACTTAAAGAGAAAGACTATTTTACAATTATTTTCAATTCTGATGATATTATAAATATTCCTGTAATTAAAACTATTAAATACGGGAGTTTAATTATGTTTATTGTTATTATTATTCTTAATTTTATAGTATTATGTATTGTTTTATCTAATTCAATAAATGAAAGAATTAATGATTTAGCAATATTTAAAGCATTTGGGTATAGTAATAAAACTTTGTTTAAGATTATTTTAGTAGAGTCTTATATATTTGGGTTTATAAGTTTTGTATTTGCAAGCATTATAAGTAATTTTAGTATATATACTATAATAAATCCTGTAATTAATGCTAAATTTAAGGATATTTTGATAGGTACAAAAATCGTAATAAATCCTAGTATGTATTTGTTAATATTTGTAACTTTATTAATACTTATATTTATTTCATCTCTTAACATGGTGAAGAAAATAAAAAAGATATCGCCAATACTATTATTAAGAAACTAA
- the gcvT gene encoding glycine cleavage system aminomethyltransferase GcvT, translated as MDNLKKTALFEVYDDFGAKVVDYSGWALPVEFEGIIPEHESVRKDAGIFDVSHMGEIEVKGEKSEDFIQYIATNDISKLKDNQVMYSFMCYPDGGIVDDLLIYKFSSKHFLLVVNASNTEKDYQWLVENNIYDVDIDNTSSQYAQFAVQGPKAQKILQRMTDYDLSSIKFFFSKKDIYIDGVNVLISRTGYTGEDGFEIYLSPNDAPKLWKSILSQGKVDGIKPIGLGARDTLRFEASLPLYGNEISKEITPLEAGFGFFVKLGKENFIGKDKLVKEKAEGSNRKLIGFEMLDRGIPRHGYPVIYKDEEIGVVTTGYYSPTLKKNIGLALIKSNTVNMDGEIQIAIRKKTKRAKVISKKFYTKNYKK; from the coding sequence ATGGATAATTTGAAAAAGACAGCTTTATTTGAAGTCTATGATGACTTTGGAGCAAAAGTTGTGGATTATTCAGGTTGGGCATTACCAGTAGAATTTGAGGGTATAATACCTGAACATGAATCAGTAAGAAAAGATGCAGGTATATTTGATGTTTCTCATATGGGAGAAATAGAGGTGAAGGGAGAAAAGTCAGAGGATTTTATTCAGTATATAGCAACCAATGATATATCTAAACTTAAGGATAATCAAGTAATGTATAGTTTTATGTGTTATCCCGATGGAGGTATTGTAGATGATTTACTGATTTATAAATTTAGTAGTAAACATTTTTTGTTAGTGGTCAATGCTAGCAATACAGAGAAGGATTATCAGTGGTTGGTGGAAAACAATATTTATGATGTAGATATTGACAATACATCATCTCAATATGCTCAATTTGCGGTTCAAGGGCCAAAGGCTCAAAAGATACTTCAAAGGATGACTGATTATGATTTAAGTAGTATAAAATTCTTTTTTAGTAAAAAAGATATATATATAGATGGAGTAAATGTGCTAATATCTAGGACTGGATATACAGGTGAAGATGGATTTGAGATATATCTTTCTCCAAACGATGCTCCAAAGTTATGGAAAAGTATTTTATCCCAAGGTAAAGTAGATGGAATTAAACCTATAGGATTAGGGGCTAGAGATACGTTGAGATTTGAAGCATCTTTACCTCTATATGGAAATGAGATATCTAAAGAGATAACGCCTTTAGAGGCAGGGTTTGGATTCTTTGTGAAATTAGGTAAAGAAAATTTTATAGGTAAAGATAAATTAGTTAAAGAAAAGGCAGAGGGAAGCAACAGGAAACTTATTGGATTTGAAATGTTAGATAGGGGTATTCCTAGACATGGATATCCAGTAATTTATAAAGATGAAGAGATTGGAGTAGTGACAACAGGATATTATTCACCAACTTTAAAGAAAAATATAGGTTTAGCGTTAATTAAGAGCAATACTGTAAATATGGATGGTGAAATCCAGATAGCTATAAGAAAGAAAACAAAAAGGGCTAAAGTTATAAGTAAAAAATTCTATACAAAGAATTATAAAAAATAA
- a CDS encoding ABC transporter ATP-binding protein: MDYIISAYKLNKEYTDVKALKDVSINIDYHKFYGIMGPSGSGKTTLINMLGLLDTPNSGEIYINNVDVSKLKEDERAKIRMKKIGFIFQAFYLNPSLKAFENVMIPMYINPEYGKVDLKEKAINLLNSLGLSNRINHFPRELSAGEQQRVAIARALANDPQCIIADEPTGNLDTNNETIVLNKLKELTRQGKSVIVVSHNEVIDSYADKIYHMSDGCLEEK; the protein is encoded by the coding sequence ATGGATTATATTATTTCGGCATATAAACTTAATAAAGAATATACTGATGTTAAGGCACTTAAAGATGTTAGTATAAATATTGATTATCACAAGTTTTATGGAATTATGGGACCTTCAGGTTCGGGCAAAACCACATTAATCAACATGTTAGGATTGCTTGATACTCCTAATTCAGGAGAAATTTATATAAACAATGTAGATGTTTCTAAATTAAAAGAAGATGAAAGAGCAAAAATAAGAATGAAGAAAATTGGATTTATATTTCAAGCATTTTATCTTAATCCTAGTTTAAAAGCATTTGAAAATGTAATGATTCCTATGTATATTAATCCTGAATATGGAAAAGTTGATTTGAAAGAGAAAGCAATTAATTTATTAAATTCTTTAGGTTTAAGCAACAGGATTAATCATTTTCCAAGAGAATTATCTGCTGGAGAACAGCAGCGTGTTGCTATAGCGAGGGCTTTAGCCAACGATCCTCAGTGCATTATTGCAGATGAACCTACAGGCAATCTTGATACTAATAATGAAACGATAGTACTTAATAAATTAAAGGAGTTAACTAGACAAGGCAAAAGTGTTATAGTGGTTTCTCATAATGAGGTTATTGACAGTTATGCAGATAAGATATATCACATGTCTGATGGATGTCTGGAGGAGAAATAA
- a CDS encoding UPF0236 family transposase-like protein yields the protein MYKISLKEMDINFKDLEKRIYEFVCRQACEIITELLNQLDDELMKERDKKIYRNKGFKKTCIKTVM from the coding sequence ATGTATAAGATAAGTTTAAAGGAAATGGATATAAATTTCAAGGATTTAGAGAAAAGGATTTATGAATTTGTTTGCCGTCAGGCATGTGAAATAATCACAGAGCTACTTAATCAACTAGATGATGAGCTAATGAAAGAAAGAGATAAGAAGATATATAGAAATAAAGGTTTCAAGAAAACATGTATCAAGACAGTAATG
- the gcvPA gene encoding aminomethyl-transferring glycine dehydrogenase subunit GcvPA yields the protein MFPYIPNGREDIKEMLSQLGLTSLDELFSDIPDNVRLNKKLDIDGPLSEMELSTLMEELSKKNKTIKDLTCFLGAGAYDHYIPSVVNHVISRSEFYTSYTPYQAEISQGTLQTIFEYQTLICNLTDMDVANASIYDGATALAESMMMAVGKTRRKDVIVSKTVHPEYRRVLKTYARFQGINIVEVDMVDGETDREILESKMSKDIAAVIVQYPNFFGVIEEIKEIEKIAHSDKKTLFIMTVDPIALGLLESPGNLGADIVVGEGQSLGNPLNFGGPYLGFMAVKKALMRKMPGRIVGQTEDVDGKRSFVLTLQAREQHIRREKATSNICSNQALNALAAAVYMTVLGKEGIREVAEMSFQKAHYAHELITRSGKYRDAFNKPFFKEFSIAANVDAETINEKLYQKDILGGYLLEKDYPQQKDTILYCVTEKRTKKEIDTLVEVLEGIK from the coding sequence ATGTTTCCTTATATACCCAATGGAAGAGAAGATATAAAAGAGATGTTATCTCAATTAGGATTAACATCTTTAGACGAGCTTTTTAGTGATATACCCGATAATGTAAGATTGAATAAAAAATTAGATATAGATGGTCCATTATCTGAAATGGAACTTTCTACATTGATGGAGGAATTGAGTAAGAAAAACAAAACTATAAAGGATTTGACTTGCTTTTTAGGGGCAGGAGCATATGATCATTATATTCCATCAGTAGTAAATCATGTGATATCTAGATCAGAGTTTTACACTTCCTATACCCCATATCAAGCGGAAATAAGTCAAGGGACACTGCAGACTATATTTGAATATCAAACTCTTATTTGTAATTTGACAGATATGGATGTGGCAAATGCATCCATATATGATGGGGCTACAGCATTGGCTGAATCGATGATGATGGCTGTGGGTAAGACTAGAAGAAAGGATGTAATTGTATCTAAGACTGTACACCCTGAATACAGAAGGGTGTTAAAGACATATGCTAGATTTCAAGGTATAAATATAGTAGAAGTAGATATGGTAGATGGAGAGACAGATAGAGAAATACTTGAGTCTAAAATGTCTAAGGATATAGCAGCAGTTATAGTACAATACCCTAACTTTTTTGGTGTAATTGAAGAGATTAAAGAGATCGAAAAAATAGCCCATAGCGATAAAAAGACCTTATTTATTATGACAGTAGACCCTATTGCATTGGGACTATTGGAATCTCCAGGTAATTTAGGTGCTGATATAGTAGTGGGAGAGGGACAGTCATTAGGAAATCCATTAAACTTTGGGGGACCTTATTTAGGATTTATGGCTGTTAAAAAGGCACTTATGAGAAAGATGCCTGGTAGAATAGTTGGTCAGACAGAAGATGTCGATGGAAAAAGGTCCTTTGTACTTACGTTACAGGCTAGAGAACAGCATATAAGAAGGGAAAAGGCCACATCTAATATATGCTCTAATCAAGCATTAAATGCATTGGCGGCAGCTGTATATATGACAGTTTTAGGCAAAGAAGGTATTAGGGAAGTGGCAGAGATGTCATTTCAAAAGGCCCATTATGCCCATGAACTCATAACAAGGAGTGGTAAGTATAGGGATGCATTTAATAAGCCATTTTTTAAAGAGTTTAGCATAGCAGCAAATGTGGATGCAGAAACTATCAATGAAAAATTATATCAAAAAGATATATTAGGTGGATATCTATTGGAGAAGGATTATCCTCAACAGAAAGATACAATTTTATACTGTGTTACAGAAAAGAGAACTAAGAAGGAGATAGATACATTAGTTGAGGTTTTGGAGGGGATAAAATGA
- a CDS encoding YczE/YyaS/YitT family protein: protein MNKQELNKMLKNLPRLFFGFFLCALGISMMLHADLGISPWDIFHKGLSTQTGLTFGQASQLTGLLVIGVSIPLGILPGIATILNMYFIGFFIDLINKSGILSTPSVIISKLILIYLGMIVFSAGVFFYLSSNLGAGPRDGLMIGLVQKLNKSVSLIKTVIEISVLIIGYILGGPLGIGTVLIAISFGTILQTIFKIGKFDANSNKQLNLKEQYKILFVDDSTASN from the coding sequence ATGAATAAACAAGAACTAAATAAGATGTTAAAAAATCTACCTAGATTATTTTTTGGGTTTTTCTTATGTGCATTGGGTATATCTATGATGCTTCACGCAGATTTAGGTATAAGTCCATGGGATATTTTTCATAAAGGACTTTCAACTCAAACAGGACTTACCTTTGGACAGGCATCTCAGTTAACAGGATTATTGGTCATAGGCGTAAGTATTCCTTTAGGAATACTGCCAGGTATAGCCACTATATTAAATATGTATTTTATAGGATTCTTTATAGACCTTATAAATAAAAGTGGTATTTTATCTACTCCCAGTGTTATAATATCAAAATTAATACTAATATACTTGGGGATGATAGTCTTTAGTGCAGGTGTATTTTTTTATCTTAGTAGCAATCTAGGTGCCGGTCCTAGAGATGGACTCATGATAGGTTTGGTTCAAAAATTGAATAAATCTGTATCATTGATAAAAACTGTTATTGAAATATCAGTCCTTATTATAGGTTATATACTGGGAGGACCTTTAGGAATAGGAACTGTACTTATAGCTATTTCATTTGGTACAATACTTCAAACTATATTCAAAATAGGTAAATTTGATGCCAATAGTAATAAACAGCTTAATTTAAAGGAACAATATAAAATCCTTTTTGTTGATGATAGTACAGCTAGTAATTAA
- the gcvH gene encoding glycine cleavage system protein GcvH produces the protein MKTLKDLYYSKDHEWVKVEGDKAYIGITDFAQNALGDIVYVELPEVEDEFELGDAFGVVESVKAASDINMPIDGKIIEVNDDLEDEPELVNTEPYENWIVSIEILDDTQIDELLSAEEYEKFCEEEA, from the coding sequence ATGAAAACTTTAAAGGATTTATATTATTCAAAAGATCATGAATGGGTTAAAGTAGAAGGGGATAAGGCATATATAGGAATTACAGATTTTGCACAAAATGCATTGGGGGATATTGTTTATGTTGAATTGCCTGAGGTTGAAGATGAATTTGAATTGGGAGATGCCTTTGGAGTAGTAGAATCAGTAAAGGCTGCGTCAGATATAAATATGCCCATAGATGGTAAAATAATTGAGGTTAATGATGATCTAGAGGATGAGCCAGAGTTGGTAAATACAGAACCCTATGAAAACTGGATTGTATCTATTGAGATATTGGATGATACTCAAATAGATGAATTGTTGAGTGCAGAGGAATATGAAAAATTCTGTGAAGAGGAGGCGTAA
- a CDS encoding ABC transporter permease → MHSNSKEISKEIIAGRAIREDTNVAVIPKYFYPDYFNETKFLKDDIEYLNGENYIDKTITVEYYSYDYMDTTFKINRTYNYTFKVIGVYDNVNTLNESYDIYIPYKDMKKIQTNIEQNSNEQTESKQIYALVDNYAHMDTVIEDLKNNNVYFKRQAKVGYIGELARYIYVLGNLLSIFVFGIGGSYIMITTIKAIKNCTMEIGLLKSMGYTNNIIRNIIITNATITRLLSSNSWQLFFFRFNHPITIDF, encoded by the coding sequence TTGCATAGTAATAGTAAAGAAATTTCAAAAGAAATAATAGCTGGAAGGGCAATTAGAGAGGATACAAATGTTGCCGTTATTCCTAAATATTTTTATCCAGATTACTTTAATGAAACTAAATTTTTAAAAGATGATATAGAGTATTTGAATGGAGAAAATTATATAGATAAAACTATAACGGTTGAATATTATTCCTATGATTATATGGATACTACATTTAAAATTAATAGAACATATAATTATACATTTAAAGTTATCGGTGTTTATGATAATGTTAATACGCTTAATGAATCTTACGATATTTATATTCCTTATAAAGATATGAAAAAAATACAGACAAATATTGAGCAAAACAGTAATGAACAAACTGAAAGTAAACAAATATATGCATTAGTAGATAATTATGCACATATGGACACAGTAATTGAAGATTTAAAAAATAATAATGTATATTTTAAAAGACAAGCAAAGGTAGGTTATATAGGTGAATTAGCAAGATATATATATGTACTTGGAAATTTGTTAAGTATATTTGTGTTTGGAATTGGAGGTAGCTATATAATGATAACAACCATAAAAGCTATTAAAAATTGTACAATGGAAATAGGATTATTAAAATCAATGGGATATACTAATAATATCATTAGAAATATAATTATTACAAATGCTACTATTACCAGGTTACTGTCAAGTAATAGTTGGCAATTATTTTTCTTTAGATTTAATCATCCAATAACTATTGATTTTTAG
- a CDS encoding ABC transporter permease has translation MKSRYYFKIAYTNLLKRKRIRFDIFLFWISFMILFIANCLLVSFYQYTDKHVFNTFGYRTLNIKLSKDDFKTKQKIKNLLINNNDVIDIYEDSGNQGGTVINPRDLFHNEAHLSIALGHKGIERLIVSGKHFEENDTKVGIIPKYFYPDDIDTSKLKQQAIKYLNGDNFIGKTITIRYFAHDFLQDIEPKPIKSFYYTFEVVGTYDNLVNGEGPNHIYIPKDDIRLVNNNIDMYSIGIGENEIKTMKVIIKDSSKIDDLKLYLDKNMIDTERQVYLDKSYFIIKYMLRIISLIGLIFCFFSLLSIYLSTYNSVINRKKEIGTLKSLGYSSKIISKIIMLESMVIGWIGYFSSLIIFIIILMICNYYISKNLSIYYNSFQLSFNISIFFLIFIGGTIMSIVSSMKAKNSVEKISTL, from the coding sequence ATGAAAAGTAGATACTATTTTAAGATTGCATATACAAATTTATTAAAAAGAAAACGTATAAGATTTGATATATTTTTATTTTGGATTTCTTTTATGATTTTATTTATAGCTAATTGTTTATTGGTATCATTTTATCAATACACGGATAAACATGTTTTTAATACATTTGGTTATAGGACTTTAAATATTAAATTATCTAAAGATGATTTCAAAACAAAGCAGAAAATAAAGAATTTATTGATTAATAATAATGATGTTATAGATATATATGAAGATAGTGGGAATCAAGGTGGGACGGTTATTAATCCTAGAGATTTATTTCATAATGAAGCACATCTTTCAATAGCATTAGGTCATAAAGGTATCGAAAGATTAATAGTAAGCGGTAAACATTTTGAAGAAAATGATACTAAAGTGGGGATTATTCCTAAATATTTTTATCCAGATGACATAGATACTAGTAAATTAAAACAACAAGCAATTAAATATTTAAATGGTGATAATTTTATTGGTAAAACAATAACGATAAGATATTTTGCACATGATTTTTTACAAGATATAGAACCAAAGCCTATTAAATCTTTTTATTATACTTTTGAGGTAGTTGGAACATATGATAATTTAGTAAACGGAGAGGGTCCAAATCATATATATATACCCAAAGATGATATTAGATTAGTTAATAATAATATAGATATGTATAGCATTGGTATTGGAGAAAATGAAATTAAAACTATGAAAGTTATAATAAAAGATTCGTCTAAAATAGACGATTTAAAATTGTATTTAGATAAAAATATGATTGATACAGAACGTCAAGTTTATTTAGACAAATCATATTTTATTATAAAATATATGCTTAGGATAATTTCACTTATAGGTTTAATTTTTTGTTTCTTTTCCTTATTGAGTATATATTTATCCACATATAATAGTGTTATAAATAGAAAGAAAGAAATTGGTACTTTAAAATCATTGGGATATAGCAGTAAAATTATTTCAAAAATTATTATGTTAGAATCAATGGTTATTGGATGGATAGGTTATTTTTCAAGTTTAATAATATTTATTATTATTTTGATGATATGTAATTATTATATTTCTAAGAATCTGTCCATATATTATAATAGTTTTCAACTTTCTTTTAATATAAGTATCTTTTTTTTAATATTTATTGGAGGCACTATTATGTCTATTGTTAGTAGCATGAAAGCTAAAAATAGTGTAGAAAAAATAAGCACATTATAA